Genomic DNA from Microbacterium sp. NC79:
ACGCACGGCGCGACGTTCATCGCGCTGAAGACCGACGGCGAACTGCGACAGAACGCACAGAAGCTGGCCCTGAAGTCGGGTCTGATCACGATCGTCGTCGCTGCAACCTTCCTGGTTTGGACCGTTGTCGCACACTTCTCGATCTGGGGTCTGATCCTGGCAGCACTCGCCGCCGTTTCGCTGATCGCCTCGGTGTTCGCCAACTGGCGTGGACGCGAAGGATGGGCATTCACCGCGGGAGCAGCAACGATTGCGTTCGCCGTGTTCGCACTGTTCGCATCGCTCTTCCCGAACGTCATGCCTTCCACGACCGACCCGGCTTTCAGCCTCGACATCTGGAACGCCTCCAGCACCGATTACACCCTCACCATCATGAGCTGGCTGGCTCTGATCTCCCTGCCGCTCGTACTCTTGTACCAGGGCTGGACGTACTGGGTCTTCCGCAAGCGCATCACCCGCGCTGACATCGAGGCAGCCCCACACCAGGTCGACGACACGACAGACGAGAAGGTCACCGCATAAGCGGAGTGCGTTCAAACGCACTGAGGTTAGATCATCAGCAAGAAAGCCCGTTCCGGGCCCGTTGACCCGCGGTTGCTGCGCCATGCGCGCAGTGCCCGCGGGTTCTTCGGCGCTCAGGCTGTTATTTCGCTCCTATCCACCGCCGCGATCATCGCCTTCGCCTGGCTGATCACACATGCCATCGTGGGTGCTGTGGAAGGCACCGGAACCATCGGTGCCGTGCTCGCGGTACTCACGCTGGTGGTCGTGGTGCGGGCTGCGATGGTGTGGGCGACCGAACGCGTCAGCGCTCGCGCCGCGGCCCGGGTCGGTTCGCAACTGCGCACCGCGCTCATCACGGCGATCTCAGCCCG
This window encodes:
- the cydB gene encoding cytochrome d ubiquinol oxidase subunit II — protein: MDLNTLWFWIVAFLFVGYFVLDGFDFGVGMSLPFLGKDDVSRRQIINTIGPVWDLNETWVIVAGACLFASFPEWYATLFSGFYLPLLLILLALILRGVSFEYRHQRPDAAWRNRFDWMIIIGSAVPALLWGVAFANIVQGVPMNADHHFTGNLFTLLNPYGLLGGVTTLMLFFTHGATFIALKTDGELRQNAQKLALKSGLITIVVAATFLVWTVVAHFSIWGLILAALAAVSLIASVFANWRGREGWAFTAGAATIAFAVFALFASLFPNVMPSTTDPAFSLDIWNASSTDYTLTIMSWLALISLPLVLLYQGWTYWVFRKRITRADIEAAPHQVDDTTDEKVTA